GGCGCACCGGGCCGGTCAGCTTGAGCCGCTCGCCGCGGAAGGTGGTCCAGGCGCCGGGCGCGGGCGCGCAGCCGCGCACCACCCGGTCGACCCGCAGCGCGGGGTGGGTCCACTCGATCCGGGCGTCCTCGACGGTGAGCTTGGGCGCCAGCGAGACCCCGGCGAGCGGCTGCGGCTCGGGCCGGGCCTGCCCGTCCTCGATCGCGTCCATGGTGCGCACCAGCAGCTCGGCGCCCGCGCGGGAGAGCCGGCCGAGCAGGTCGCCGCTGGTGTCGGTGGGCTTGACCGTCTCGGTCAGGACGCCGAACACCGGCCCGGAGTCCAGGCCCTCCTCGATCAGGAAGGTGGACGCGCCGGTCACCTCGTCGCCCGCCAGCACCGCGTGCTGCACGGGCGCGGCGCCGCGCCACGCGGGCAGCAGCGAGAAGTGCAGGTTCACCCAGCCGTGCACCGGGATCTCCAGCGCGCCGGGCCGGATCAGCGCGCCGTACGCCACCACCGGGCAGCAGTCGGGGGCGAGTTCGGCCAGCCGGGCCAGGAACTCCGGCTCGCTCGGCCGGACCGGCTTGAGCACCTCGATGCCCGCCTCCTCGGCGCGCTGCGCGACGGGGCTGGCCACCAACTTGCGCCCGCGCCCGGCCGGCGCGTCGGGGCGGGTCACCACGGCGACCACCTCGTGCCGGGAAGCCAGCAGGGCGTCCAGGGCGGGAACGGCGACCTCGGGGGTGCCGGCGAAGACGAGACGCACGGGCGGGGGCCTTTCACTGGGATCACGGGGATCACCGGGATCACGGGGATCGCCGGAATCACTGGGGTCACTGGGGTCACTGGAATGCGAACGGTCGGAACATCGGATAGCCGGAGAAATGCCCGCCGGGCGGCCCGCCGTTCCGGGCACCGCTTCTCCGCCCGGCGTCGGGCGGCGTCCGCGCACGGTCGGCGGACGAACCGTCGGGCGGACCGTCGGGCGGACCGTCAGCGGATCGGGCCGAAGGTGGAGTGCGGCGAGATCCGCACCGTCGGCGCGGGGCCGCCGCCCCAGTCCGTCTCCCGGATCGCCTTCATGGCGGCCTTCCGGGCCTCCCGGTCCAGCCGGTCGATGAAGATGATCCCGTCCAGGTGGTCGGTCTCGTGCTGGATGCACCGCGCCATCAGCTGGGTGCCCTCCACCGTCACCGGGTCCCCGTACATGTTGACGCCCCGGGCCACCACCCCGTACGCCCGCTTGGTGTCGAACCGCAGGCCGGGCAGCGACAGGCACCCCTCGGGGCCGTCCTGCTCCTCCTCGCTGAGCGACAGGTCCGGGTTGATCAGGTGGCCCACCACGCCGTCCACGTGGTACGTGAACACCCGCAGCGAGACGCCCAGTTGCGGCGCCGCCAGCCCGGCCCCGGGAGCCTCCAGCATGGTGTCGGTGAGGTCCTTCACCAGTTTCCGCAGCTCCTTGTCGAAGACGGTCACCTGCTTCGCGGTGGCCCGCAGCACCGGGTCCCCGAAGATCCGGATCGGCTGAACTGCCAAGACTGCGACTCCCTCTGCACCGACAGGACCGCCCGGAAAGGACGGCCTCCGGGAAGTCTATGCAATCCCCCGCGACGCTTCGGAGCGGCCACTGGCATATCCCGAGTCGCAGTCCGCGCGTGACCCAACGTCCCGCCGTGCGTTGGTCAATGCGAATTGACCGGGACGCGCGAGCGCCCCGAGCACGCGACCCGACCGAGAGGTGGCAACGAGGCCATGGCCGAGCAGATCAACCACGACGCCCGGGCCCGGGCGTCCCTGCACCTGCTGGTGCGGGACATCGAGCGGGTCCGCCGCCAGGTCGACGCCCTGCGCACGCTCACCGCCCAGCTGGGCAACGTCTACCGGCCCCGCCGCCCCAGCACGTCCGCCGGATTCGTGGTCTACGGCCGCGCCCCGGCCCCGACGGTCCGGCTCGCCCAGGAACTGCGCGAGAGCGTCGAGACCCTGGTCGCCGCCGCCGTCGAGTTCGACCGCGCCCTCGGCTTCTCCTGGGACTCCGTCGGCTCCGCCCTCGGCGTCACCAAGCAGGCCGTCCACCGCCGCTACGGCATGCGCCGCCCCACCGGCGAACTCCTCCCCACACCGCGCGACACCGAGACCCCCACCGCCCCGCCGCCCATCGCCACCACCGCGGCCGAACACGCCGCCGCCGCGGCCCGCCCCCCGATCCCGCAGGCCCGCCAGGCCAGCCCCCTGATGCCCCAGCGCACCCGCTGACGCCCCGGGCAGACCCGGAGAACGCAGGCGAAACCGGAACGCGCGAAACCAGGGGCGCGGGGAACTGCGCGGCCGACCGAGCACGCACAGCCAGATCGCGACGCAGGACGAGAACGTGCACCGCCCCGCGACCTCGCTGACGCGCGACTCCCGCCGCGCGCGGTTCCCCGCGCCCCCGTTTCCGCACCGCCCCGCCGACGCCCACCAGCCCTCCCGCGAGCCGCCCGGCGCAGCGGGTCTCAGCCGATGTCCGTCGGGTCCACCCGAATCCGCACCGTCTCCGCCCCCCGCAGCGCCAGCCGCGCGATCTGCGCCGCCTTCAGCGCGGACGCCAGCGCGGCCCCCTGCCCCGGCGCGACCCGCACCAACGCGCGCTCCACGCCCTCCTCCCGCGCTCCCCCGGAACCCCCGGGACCCCCGAGCCCCCCGGAACCCCCCGAACCCCCGTACGCCGGAACCGACACCGACACCGGCACCGGCCCCAGCACGTCCGCACCCGCCGGGAGCCGCAGCAGCCCCAGCAGGTCCGCGACCGCCCGGGCCGGCCCCGCCACCGAGGCCATCCGCGAGACCGGCGGGAACCTGAGCTCCTCCCGCTCGTCGAGTTCCGTCCCGGCGTGCCCGGCCGGGTCCCACCGCACCAGCGCCTGCACCGCCCGCGCCGCCGGCTCCGCGACGACCACGACGGTGCCGCCCTCCCCCGCCGGGCGGACCAGCGCGGCGGCCGTCAGCCAGCGCCGCACCGCCTCCTCGCCGGCCCGCAGGTCGGGCCGGTTGAGCAGGGCCCAGCCGTCCAGCAGCAGCGCCGCCGCGTACCCGGGCCCGTCCGCCACCGGCTCCGCGCCGGGCGTGGCCAGCACCAGCGCGGGCGTGTCCGGCACCGTCGCCAGCACCGCGTCCCGCCCGGACGTCCGCACC
This is a stretch of genomic DNA from Kitasatospora fiedleri. It encodes these proteins:
- the fmt gene encoding methionyl-tRNA formyltransferase, which codes for MRLVFAGTPEVAVPALDALLASRHEVVAVVTRPDAPAGRGRKLVASPVAQRAEEAGIEVLKPVRPSEPEFLARLAELAPDCCPVVAYGALIRPGALEIPVHGWVNLHFSLLPAWRGAAPVQHAVLAGDEVTGASTFLIEEGLDSGPVFGVLTETVKPTDTSGDLLGRLSRAGAELLVRTMDAIEDGQARPEPQPLAGVSLAPKLTVEDARIEWTHPALRVDRVVRGCAPAPGAWTTFRGERLKLTGPVRLLPGESALAPGELAVAKNSVRVGTGSHEVELGEVRPQGKKAMPAADWARGARIETGERFEG
- the def gene encoding peptide deformylase, coding for MAVQPIRIFGDPVLRATAKQVTVFDKELRKLVKDLTDTMLEAPGAGLAAPQLGVSLRVFTYHVDGVVGHLINPDLSLSEEEQDGPEGCLSLPGLRFDTKRAYGVVARGVNMYGDPVTVEGTQLMARCIQHETDHLDGIIFIDRLDREARKAAMKAIRETDWGGGPAPTVRISPHSTFGPIR